The Paramisgurnus dabryanus chromosome 6, PD_genome_1.1, whole genome shotgun sequence genome has a window encoding:
- the LOC135748324 gene encoding tripartite motif-containing protein 16-like has protein sequence MDNVALLLVAREQLICPVCLDLLKDPVTLNCGHSYCMICITGCWDQDDDSEIYRCPKCRQTFTTRPVLGKNAVLCEMVEKLNSKPQAGYAGTETCDICTGKKRKAVKSCLVCLESYCPNHLKQHEEFHSSKRHKMTDDSDRLEKIRCSQHEKPIEMYCHDDKICLCTMCVVDGHATHNVVPLAAARTKIQGNFEESQIRLKERIQNKCQELKDAVETRKRSAQTAVDDTERIFAELIRSIEKRRSEMTQLIRDQEKTAVGPAEGLLKHLEDLEPKIVGLGRNAKLEQLLKTDDHIHFLQNINFFKVPCGSTDSLNTTVSSVPAFDDVLKSVSQLTEKLEDVCKEEKEKISERASCIGIIPTMEHKCRDTFEICWDDLTFDSNTVNRSLYLNADRTQVTFKDTVTPPDYLDHPERFAFWRQVLCIESVPTGCRYWEVEWSGEVAISVSYKTITRKRRSNRSKFGCNSQSWTLNCSSDSFSFCHNNKYTELPLFKSSRIGVYVDHSAGTLSFYSVYDKLMTLIHRVQTTFTQPLYPGFRLGVNSDVILCTLL, from the exons ATGGATAACGTTGCCTTACTTTTGGTAGCTCGTGAACAGTTGATATGTCCAGTATGTCTTGATCTATTGAAGGATCCAGTGACGCTTAACTGTGGACACAGTTATTGTATGATCTGCATTACAGGCTGCTGGGATCAGGATGATGACTCAGAAATCTACAGGTGCCCTAAATGCAGACAGACTTTCACCACAAGACCTGTTTTGGGTAAAAACGCGGTGCTGTGTGAAATGGTGGAGAAACTGAACAGCAAACCACAAGCTGGATATGCTGGAACTGAAACATGTGACATTTGTACTGGGAAAAAACGAAAAGCTGTGAAATCCTGCCTCGTGTGTTTGGAATCATACTGTCCGaatcatttaaaacaacacgaggagtTTCACTCAAGTAAGCGACACAAAATGACGGATGACTCTGACCGACTTGAGAAGATAAGGTGCTCTCAACATGAAAAACCCATAGAAATGTATTGCCATGATGACAAGATCTGTCTTTGCACGATGTGTGTTGTGGATGGGCATGCAACCCATAATGTAGTGCCACTTGCCGCGGCGAGGACTAAGATACAG GGAAACTTTGAAGAAAGCCAAATACGTCTCAAGGAGAGAATCCAGAACAAATGTCAAGAGCTAAAGGATGCTGTGGAGACTCGTAAG CGCTCTGCACAGACGGCAGTGGACGACACTGAGAGGATCTTCGCTGAACTGATCCGATCCATTGAAAAAAGACGATCTGAGATGACACAGCTGATCAGAGATCAGGAGAAGACTGCAGTGGGTCCAGCCGAAGGACTCCTAAAGCATCTGGAGGATCTGGAGCCTAAGATTGTTGGTTTGGGAAGAAATGCTAAGCTGGAGCAGCTTTTAAAAACCGACGATCACATCCATTTCCTTCAG AATATCAACTTTTTTAAGGTGCCATGTGGATCTACAGACTCGCTCAACACAACTGTCAGTTCAGTACCTGCTTTTGATGACGTATTAAAATCTGTGTCTCAACTGACAGAGAAACTGGAGGATGTTTGTaaagaagagaaagaaaaaatatcTGAAAGAG CGAGTTGCATCGGAATCATTCCCACCATGGAACATAAATGCAGGGACACCTTCGAAATAT GTTGGGATGATTTAACTTTCGATTCAAACACTGTGAACAGATCCCTGTATCTTAACGCGGACCGCACACAGGTTACTTTCAAGGACACCGTGACACCTCCGGATTATTTAGATCATCCAGAAAGATTTGCGTTTTGGAGGCAGGTGCTGTGTATAGAAAGTGTACCCACAGGGTGTCGTTACTGGGAGGTTGAGTGGAGCGGTGAAGTAGCCATATCGGTGTCATATAAAACCATCACGAGGAAGAGACGGTCAAACAGGTCTAAGTTTGGATGTAACAGTCAGTCATGGACTTTGAACTGCTCCTCAGACTCGTTCTCATTCTGCCATAATAACAAATACACTGAGCTCCCTTTATTCAAATCTTCTAGAATAGGAGTGTATGTGGATCATAGTGCAGGAACTCTTTCTTTTTACAGCGTCTATGACAAATTAATGACCCTCATCCACAGAGTCCAGACCACATTTACTCAACCTCTCTATCCTGGGTTTAGATTAGGTGTTAACTCAGATGTGATACTCTGCACCCTGCTTTAA
- the LOC135748287 gene encoding uncharacterized protein, with protein MMANYRAFHTQLATIMETLTRAAVAEICELVDDGYAVLHIEISRHQKENEELRRKLQLIESIVAARGFSDENGSARDVRCDSNTREAPVSRKASASGESTSWATAADSRESREEGDLIQTHIKQEGLDQTPLEDEDDDDDGESVSVVTHDSPKPEVTETTGQDSHPLIHSPVLDTHCHPLTHSPDHDTHSHTLTFADKHSGADESQHSSIDLTISDDASYPLSQTIPETRVSHLHRVFQEDLGLKADLDPVSDWAARTVRNTLAQTSPQRLGGSDPLVSHNSPLFAAQRLVALGNVPGLGVYGQFGALRGGGANKRHFICSICGKSFTTSQSLDTHMRIHTGERPYRCEQCGKRFTQSGHLTAHQTVHTGERPYECTRCGKRFAGKQYLRIHTKKHHPDLHALSHIPTQTQQESLP; from the exons ATGATGGCGAATTACCGGGCGTTTCACACCCAGCTCGCGACCATCATGGAGACGCTGACGCGCGCGGCGGTCGCCGAGATCTGCGAGCTCGTGGACGACGGCTACGCCGTTTTACACATCGAGATTTCGCGCCACCAGAAAGAGAACGAGGAGCTACGACGGAAACTGCAGCTCATCGAGTCTATCGTTGCTGCGCGGGGGTTCAGCGACGAGAACGGGTCGGCGCGAGATGTACGGTGTGACAGCAATACTCGCGAAGCGCCGGTGAGCAGAAAAGCGTCCGCAAGCGGAGAGTCTACGAGCTGGGCAACCGCGGCAGAT TCCCGTGAATCTCGTGAGGAAGGAGATCTGATTCAGACGCATATCAAGCAGGAAGGTCTGGATCAGACACCGCTGGAAG ATGAAGACGACGATGATGATGGGGAAAGTGTCTCTGTTGTAACTCACGACTCTCCTAAACCAGAAGTTACTGAGACCACAGGGCAGGACTCCCACCCGCTTATACACTCCCCTGTGCTTGACACACACTGTCACCCGCTAACACACTCCCCTGATCATGACACCCACTCTCACACACTAACTTTTGCAGACAAACACTCTGGTGCGGATGAGTCCCAGCACTCCAGTATCGATTTGACAATTTCGGATGATGCTTCATACCCCCTCTCGCAAACCATTCCGGAGACACGTGTGTCCCATCTCCATCGAGTGTTTCAAGAAGATTTGGGTTTAAAAGCTGATTTGGACCCCGTCTCCGACTGGGCCGCTCGCACTGTTCGTAACACGCTTGCACAAACCTCTCCGCAGAGACTCGGTGGCTCGGACCCTCTTGTATCCCATAACTCTCCTTTGTTTGCTGCGCAGCGGCTGGTTGCTCTGGGTAATGTCCCAGGGTTGGGTGTCTATGGGCAGTTTGGCGCTTTGCGGGGAGGCGGAGCCAACAAGAGACACTTCATCTGCTCGatttgtggaaagagtttcaccaCTTCGCAGAGTTTGGACACGCACATGCGCATCCACACGGGAGAACGGCCGTACCGCTGCGAGCAGTGCGGGAAGCGTTTTACTCAGTCTGGCCATCTCACGGCTCACCAAACTGTCCACACCGGAGAGAGACCGTACGAGTGCACCCGCTGCGGGAAACGATTCGCAGGAAAGCAGTACCTGCGCATACACACCAAGAAACACCATCCTGACTTACATGCGCTCTCACATATACCAACACAAACACAGCAAGAATCACTACCCTGA
- the gtpbp4 gene encoding GTP-binding protein 4, giving the protein MALYNFKKIMVVPTAKDFIDLTLSKTQRKTPTVVHKHYQIHRIRHFYMRKVKFTQQNYHDRLSQILTDFPKLDDIHPFYADLMNVLYDKDHYKLALGQINIAKNLIDNVAKDYVRLMKYGDSLYRCKQLKRAALGRMCTILKRQKQSLEYLEQVRQHLSRLPTIDPNTRTLLLCGYPNVGKSSFINKVTRADVEVQPYAFTTKSLFVGHMDYKYLRWQVVDTPGILDHPLEERNTIEMQAITALAHLRAAVLYVMDLSEQCGHSLSQQLELFNNIRPLFANKPLIVMANKCDVKKISELSEENQKILADLNTDGITVIETSSLTEEGVMQVKTEACDRLLAHRVDTKMKGKKVHDVLNRLHLAMPTKRDEKVRPPFIPEGALIRKKAMETDAPKRRLERDLEVELGDDYTLDLQKYWDLMNPEEKQDKIPEIWEGHNIADYIDPDIMRRLEDLEREEELREKAGEYDSDEESEDEEMKEIRQLASQIREKRKLKILASREKDTQGPRMPRTAKKVERATLEKEMSDLGLDMTQKDDSHYAQRSRSLVRKRKREVSAPPTSRTRSQSASKPPRDQSGVRDPKMLKKVKTMMKSSQKDMNKQGRKGESDRHVFDLKPKHLFSGKRKSGSTSRR; this is encoded by the exons GACTTCATAGATTTGACTTTATCCAAAACCCAACGAAAAACTCCCACTGTCGTACACAAACACTATCAGATCCACCGAATTAGACATTTCTATATGCGTAAAGTCAAGTTTACCCAGCAGAACTACCACGACCGGCTGTCTCAGATCCTCACAGACTTCCCCAAACTGGAC GACATCCATCCCTTCTACGCTGATTTGATGAATGTCTTGTATGATAAAGATCATTATAAACTGGCTCTGGGTCAGATCAACATCGCCAAGAACCTTATTGACAA TGTTGCTAAAGATTATGTGCGGCTTATGAAATATGGTGATTCACTGTATCGCTGCAAACAGCTGAAGCGGGCAGCATTGGGTCGCATGTGCACCATCTTAAAAAGACAGAAACAAAGCCTGGAGTATTTGGAACAAG TGCGGCAGCATTTATCCCGTTTACCCACTATTGACCCGAACACCAGAACCCTGCTGCTGTGTGGATACCCCAATGTTGGAAAGTCCAGCTTCATCAACAAG GTAACCCGTGCTGATGTGGAGGTCCAGCCATACGCCTTCACCACTAAATCTTTGTTTGTGGGTCACATGGATTACAAATACCTGCGCTGGCAA GTTGTTGATACCCCTGGAATCCTGGATCATCCTTTGGAGGAAAGGAATACTATTGAAATGCAGGCCATCACCGCTCTGGCTCACCTGCGCGCCGCTGTGCTTTACGTCATGGATCTGTCGGAGCAGTGCGGACACTCACTTTCCCAACAGTTGGAGCTGTTCAACAATATACGACCACTGTTTGCCAACAAG CCTCTGATCGTGATGGCTAATAAGTGTGACGTGAAGAAGATCAGCGAACTCTCTGAAGAGAATCAG AAAATCCTTGCAGATCTCAACACTGATGGGATCACAGTGATTGAGACGAGTTCCTTGACAGAAGAGGGAGTGATGCAGGTGAAGACTGAG GCATGTGATCGGCTGTTGGCACACCGTGTGGACACAAAGATGAAGGGTAAAAAGGTCCATGATGTTCTTAACAGACTCCACCTGGCAATGCCCACCAAGAGAGATGAAAAG GTAAGACCTCCATTTATTCCAGAGGGGGCACTGATCCGCAAGAAGGCGATGGAGACTGATGCTCCCAAACGCAGACTGGAAAGAGACCTGGAAGTTGAGCTTGGAGATGATTACACATTGGACTTACAGA AATACTGGGATTTGATGAATCCAGAAGAAAAGCAGGATAAGATTCCTGAAATTTGGGAGGGACACAATATTGCTGACTACATCGACCCAGATATCATGAGG AGACTGGAGGATTTGGAACGGGAAGAGGAACTGCGCGAGAAGGCCGGAGAGTACGACTCTGATGAAGAAAGTGAGGACGAGGAGATGAAGGAGATTCGACAGCTGGCCAGTCAGATTCGAGAAAAGCGGAAACTGAAGATTCTCGCGTCCAGAGAGAAAGATACACAGGGACCCAGAATGCCCCGTACAGCCAAGAAG GTGGAAAGAGCAACTCTTGAGAAGGAGATGTCTGATCTGGGATTGGACATGACTCAAAAAGATGAT AGTCACTACGCTCAGAGGTCTCGCTCTCTGGTGCGAAAAAGGAAGAGGGAAGTGTCAGCCCCACCAACATCACGTACCCGCAGTCAGAGTGCCTCAAAACCTCCAAGGGACCAATCAGGAGTCAGAGATCCGAAG ATGTTGAAGAAGGTGAAGACCATGATGAAGAGCTCACAGAAGGATATGAACAAACAGGGCAGGAAGGGAGAATCTGACCGACATGTCTTTGACCTCAAGCCTAAACATCTCTTTTCCGGGAAGAGGAAATCTGGTTCCACCAGTCGCAGATAA